A portion of the Phaeobacter porticola genome contains these proteins:
- a CDS encoding DUF4347 domain-containing protein codes for MIDIQVFVFDPSVEQYQTLLQDLPEQAKIVLLDSDKPGLAQIADALRDMSGLSALHVVSHGDEGKLFIGNEVVTKSVITDNPEVMEVLGEALYPTGDILLYGCKVAATAQGEAFVTALAKATGANVAASQTLTGAAELGGDWTLGLQRGAVTTPVGVSATAQAQFSGVLSTVIDYSAYSNGGDNKADWADGSDGIADFPGITVTLDYGDGTEGANTFTNLNIRGAMNMAVGAVLGGNVGNTDGTFFNNDSNGFQLSGDGDFSFEGFTVIGRANSLSGDTFTIRGFNSSGTEVVTDSLDWGASGANVTATYNIGSGSWDSDAAWASVRTVVVDYSNDPDFQEFAVVSITVDAATPSNVVPALGGTPADDTATEDVATAIDLSAYNVSDADGDIITLTLAVDRGTIASTDGNGVTGGVTVANSGTGSMTLQGSAATLNTYLNDTTKIEFTTSSNDTTTATLTVTPSDGSATGTADTISINVTSVNDAPTLVATGDNPTYVEGATASGLFNTVTASTVEIGEVFTGLTLTVTNVSDGAAEVLNFDGSQVTLTHGFSATTATNGLSVTVSLSGTTATVSFSGASLSAAGLQTLVDGLSYENTSDDPTTSANRVVTLTETTDSGGTANGGDDSATLSLTSTVSITAVNDAPGLSNLSGDNATLLPGTVEDIDAGGNTTLTNADSGDYDGGFLLITDNGGNNTASGDFSVDGTTVTSDADATIAAGEIIAVNGVSIGTVHATDDGQGGNDLRIDFGANATNATIQSLIQNLSWGAAAGSGQQTFTITLNDNDGTANGGDQDVSVDFSMSIGNKPVIANLSGDTVAFVENGGNVALDTNADITVSDADGGNFNSGSLTVAFQSGQTAHDRIVIDTSANVALSAGQTAGSTVTVQGVMIGTLVAGSTGGASENLVVDLNANATPVRVQALITELSYSNTSDEPNTANRTLGVTIVDDVGITSDTATVTVTVAATDDAPTLTATGTDPNFIEGGAAMDLFQTVSADTIETGQTFTELRLTITNLADGSAEILNIDGSALALTDANTLTTATNSLSATVSVTGTTATVTLTSGTMSSAAVQTLVDAITYENTSEDPTNAPNRVVTITGLTDSGSATGSNENSATLSLASTVTVSPVNDAPVVDAVFAEAASQIVLGTGFADLSGLNDAAVSNLDSDDYQGGSLTIQQTSGTANGSWGVDGTLVTSDGDAVIAAGQTVQVNGVTVGTIDSTDVGANGGTLTINFTTGSATSANVQTLLQNLTYSAPSASGTRTFGLTLNDNDGITNGGDQDVSGTFDILVVSSPPVIGNLDGDSFTFTEGDNATPIDVGGNLTVSDPDDANFDQGTVTISYENGMQPEDRISVDVSGVVSLSAGLGNGSVVSVSGVTIGTVSATGTGGAGEDLVINLTAGATHAAMQSFLSTVQYDNTSGGAPTDGNREIGVRIVGGDGAISDLAVITINVDPASSGGGSSGGTPAPVETPMDVSAGDDNDTFSGTNYNDTINGGGGNDRITGDRGEDLLHGGKGVDTLRGGDGDDRLFLGLGNDRGVAGAGNDQLNGGGGNDMLHGGQGDDTLRGGQGADRVYGGQGSDSVRAGQGNDTVFAGSGADRVRGDLGNDQISLGTDDDRAFGGSGDDSLAGGNGADTLNGGMGDDLLRGGAGRDTFIFAGGRGNDRIADFNVQDDQLNLRDFGFTDREQALAFGMQSDGDFIFSFEDGSTLTLHNISLADLNEAVFLF; via the coding sequence ATGATTGATATTCAAGTCTTTGTTTTTGACCCTTCCGTAGAACAGTACCAGACATTGCTGCAAGACTTGCCCGAGCAAGCGAAAATTGTCCTGCTGGACAGCGATAAACCCGGTCTGGCCCAAATCGCGGATGCTCTACGCGATATGAGTGGCCTGTCTGCCCTGCATGTTGTCTCACATGGTGACGAGGGCAAACTGTTTATTGGGAATGAGGTTGTCACAAAAAGCGTCATTACAGATAATCCCGAGGTGATGGAGGTGCTGGGCGAAGCGCTCTATCCAACTGGCGACATCCTTCTCTATGGCTGCAAGGTCGCTGCGACAGCGCAGGGCGAGGCCTTTGTCACCGCTCTGGCAAAGGCGACCGGCGCCAATGTGGCCGCGTCGCAGACGTTGACGGGGGCGGCGGAACTGGGCGGCGACTGGACGCTTGGCCTGCAACGAGGTGCCGTGACGACACCAGTTGGTGTGTCGGCGACAGCGCAGGCCCAGTTTTCCGGGGTTCTGTCCACAGTTATTGACTATAGCGCCTACTCTAACGGTGGGGACAACAAGGCAGATTGGGCCGACGGCAGCGATGGTATAGCGGATTTTCCCGGCATCACGGTGACCCTGGACTATGGAGATGGGACCGAAGGGGCAAATACCTTCACCAATTTGAATATTCGCGGCGCGATGAACATGGCGGTAGGTGCCGTGCTCGGTGGCAATGTTGGTAATACAGACGGCACCTTCTTCAACAATGATAGCAATGGTTTCCAATTGTCTGGAGACGGCGACTTCAGCTTTGAGGGTTTTACGGTAATAGGCCGTGCTAACAGCCTCAGCGGTGACACGTTTACGATCCGCGGGTTCAACAGTTCCGGAACTGAGGTTGTCACAGACAGTCTCGATTGGGGAGCCAGCGGAGCGAATGTCACGGCAACTTACAATATCGGGTCCGGAAGCTGGGATAGCGATGCTGCATGGGCATCCGTCCGAACCGTGGTCGTTGACTATTCCAATGACCCCGATTTTCAGGAATTTGCAGTTGTGAGCATCACTGTCGATGCCGCCACGCCATCGAATGTTGTGCCTGCACTCGGCGGGACACCGGCAGATGATACAGCGACCGAGGATGTCGCAACGGCGATTGATCTCTCTGCCTATAATGTATCGGACGCGGATGGCGATATCATTACTCTGACCCTGGCTGTAGATCGCGGTACGATTGCCTCTACCGATGGCAATGGGGTCACTGGGGGCGTGACGGTTGCAAATTCCGGCACCGGTTCGATGACCCTTCAGGGCAGCGCCGCGACCCTGAACACCTATCTGAATGACACGACCAAAATTGAATTCACCACCAGCAGCAACGACACGACCACCGCGACGTTGACTGTTACGCCCAGTGATGGAAGCGCTACCGGCACTGCAGACACCATCAGCATCAATGTGACTTCGGTCAATGACGCACCGACACTGGTCGCAACCGGCGATAACCCCACATATGTAGAAGGCGCTACAGCGTCCGGTCTGTTCAACACGGTGACCGCCAGCACTGTCGAGATTGGCGAAGTGTTCACCGGATTGACCCTCACCGTTACCAACGTCAGCGATGGCGCGGCTGAGGTGCTGAATTTCGACGGCTCTCAGGTGACACTGACGCATGGGTTCTCTGCCACCACCGCGACCAATGGGTTGAGCGTGACAGTCTCTCTCAGCGGCACCACCGCGACTGTCAGCTTCTCTGGCGCGTCTCTTTCAGCGGCGGGTTTGCAGACATTGGTGGATGGCCTCTCCTATGAGAATACCTCTGACGATCCGACGACTAGCGCCAACCGAGTTGTCACGCTCACCGAGACGACAGACAGCGGCGGCACCGCAAATGGCGGCGACGATTCTGCGACGCTGTCCTTAACAAGCACAGTTTCCATCACCGCTGTAAACGACGCGCCGGGTCTGAGCAATCTGAGCGGTGACAATGCCACGCTGCTACCGGGCACCGTCGAAGATATCGACGCAGGCGGGAATACAACCCTGACGAATGCGGACTCAGGTGATTATGACGGTGGCTTCCTGCTGATCACCGATAACGGGGGCAACAATACAGCCAGCGGCGATTTCTCTGTGGATGGTACAACTGTTACATCGGACGCGGACGCCACAATTGCAGCCGGTGAAATCATCGCGGTCAACGGCGTGAGCATTGGTACGGTTCACGCGACTGACGACGGCCAAGGCGGCAATGATCTCAGGATAGATTTTGGGGCCAATGCCACCAACGCCACCATCCAGTCCTTGATCCAGAACCTGAGTTGGGGCGCTGCCGCGGGATCCGGTCAGCAGACCTTTACCATAACATTGAACGACAACGACGGCACCGCCAATGGCGGCGATCAGGATGTCTCCGTCGACTTTTCAATGTCCATTGGCAACAAACCTGTGATCGCCAATCTTTCTGGTGACACTGTTGCATTCGTTGAAAACGGTGGCAATGTTGCCTTGGATACAAACGCAGACATCACTGTCAGTGATGCAGATGGCGGCAATTTCAACAGCGGTTCGTTGACCGTCGCGTTTCAGAGCGGGCAAACCGCCCATGATCGCATTGTCATTGACACCAGCGCAAATGTTGCGCTGTCTGCCGGACAGACTGCTGGTTCAACGGTGACGGTGCAGGGGGTGATGATCGGAACGCTCGTTGCAGGGTCAACAGGTGGCGCGAGTGAAAACCTTGTGGTCGACCTTAACGCCAACGCGACCCCAGTACGGGTACAGGCCCTCATAACCGAGCTGTCATATAGCAACACCAGCGATGAACCAAATACAGCAAACCGAACGCTGGGTGTCACAATCGTGGATGATGTTGGCATCACTTCAGATACGGCGACCGTGACCGTAACCGTCGCCGCGACGGATGATGCACCCACGTTGACCGCAACCGGCACCGATCCGAATTTTATCGAAGGCGGCGCTGCTATGGATCTGTTCCAGACAGTCAGCGCCGATACGATAGAGACCGGGCAAACCTTTACCGAGCTGCGTTTGACCATCACCAACTTGGCCGATGGCAGCGCGGAAATCCTGAACATTGATGGCAGTGCGCTTGCGTTGACCGATGCCAACACGCTCACCACTGCAACAAATAGCCTATCAGCCACAGTTTCGGTCACTGGCACAACCGCCACCGTCACGCTGACAAGCGGCACGATGAGCTCGGCAGCCGTTCAAACCTTGGTGGACGCTATCACCTATGAGAACACGTCAGAGGATCCGACCAATGCCCCTAACCGTGTGGTCACAATCACAGGCTTGACCGACAGTGGCAGTGCAACGGGCAGCAATGAGAACAGTGCCACGCTGTCACTGGCGTCGACTGTAACGGTGAGCCCGGTGAATGACGCACCCGTGGTGGACGCGGTGTTTGCCGAGGCCGCCAGCCAGATTGTTCTCGGGACGGGTTTTGCAGACCTCAGCGGGCTCAATGATGCCGCGGTCTCGAACCTCGATTCGGATGACTACCAAGGGGGTTCTCTGACCATCCAACAGACCTCGGGAACTGCAAATGGGTCCTGGGGCGTGGATGGTACGCTTGTCACATCAGATGGGGATGCAGTCATTGCCGCAGGGCAGACTGTGCAGGTCAATGGGGTGACGGTTGGGACCATTGACTCCACCGATGTCGGTGCCAATGGTGGAACGCTCACAATTAATTTCACAACCGGAAGTGCGACCAGCGCCAACGTGCAAACGCTTCTGCAGAATCTCACCTATTCTGCACCCTCCGCAAGCGGAACGCGGACCTTTGGTCTGACATTAAATGATAATGATGGTATCACAAACGGCGGCGATCAGGATGTTTCTGGCACGTTCGATATCCTTGTTGTCAGCAGTCCTCCGGTCATCGGAAACTTGGACGGCGACAGTTTTACGTTTACCGAAGGCGATAATGCGACCCCCATTGATGTGGGTGGTAATCTGACCGTCAGCGACCCGGACGATGCAAATTTTGATCAGGGGACCGTGACGATTTCCTACGAAAACGGCATGCAGCCCGAAGACCGTATCTCGGTGGATGTCAGCGGCGTCGTTTCCCTATCCGCAGGTCTGGGCAATGGGTCTGTCGTATCGGTAAGCGGCGTAACCATCGGAACTGTTTCGGCCACCGGAACTGGCGGCGCGGGAGAGGATCTGGTGATCAACCTTACCGCAGGCGCAACCCATGCGGCGATGCAAAGCTTTCTCAGTACCGTTCAATATGACAACACATCTGGCGGCGCACCGACAGATGGAAACCGGGAGATCGGTGTCAGGATCGTTGGCGGTGATGGTGCAATATCTGATTTGGCCGTGATTACGATCAATGTAGATCCCGCGTCCTCAGGTGGTGGATCGTCAGGCGGAACGCCAGCTCCTGTTGAAACACCGATGGATGTGTCGGCAGGTGATGACAATGACACCTTCAGTGGCACCAACTACAATGACACCATCAACGGCGGCGGTGGAAATGACCGCATTACCGGGGATCGAGGCGAAGATCTCCTCCATGGTGGCAAGGGCGTTGATACATTGCGCGGTGGTGACGGTGACGATCGGCTGTTCCTCGGTTTAGGCAACGACCGCGGTGTTGCGGGCGCGGGGAATGATCAGCTGAACGGTGGCGGCGGGAATGACATGCTGCATGGCGGGCAAGGCGATGATACGCTGCGCGGTGGCCAAGGCGCGGACCGTGTCTATGGCGGCCAGGGCTCCGATAGTGTCCGTGCCGGGCAGGGTAACGATACGGTCTTTGCCGGTTCTGGTGCCGATCGTGTCCGCGGTGACCTCGGGAACGACCAGATCTCCCTCGGTACCGATGATGACAGGGCCTTCGGCGGCAGCGGCGATGATAGCCTCGCTGGTGGCAACGGCGCGGACACATTGAACGGCGGCATGGGCGATGATCTGTTACGCGGAGGCGCGGGTCGTGATACGTTTATTTTTGCCGGCGGGCGCGGCAACGACCGAATTGCAGATTTCAATGTGCAAGATGATCAGCTTAATCTCAGGGATTTCGGCTTCACTGACCGTGAGCAGGCGCTTGCCTTTGGCATGCAATCAGACGGCGATTTCATCTTCAGTTTTGAGGATGGCAGCACGCTAACCCTCCACAATATATCGCTGGCGGATCTGAATGAGGCTGTGTTCCTATTTTAG
- a CDS encoding AraC family transcriptional regulator: MKTPDLTGLATVSSEFIEDWLTALRGHCRDAQMASFLDRSGMTAHAGNPAQRVTLDQIFRLYQIAAVETEDEMMGLWSRPIRARALQHLLTTVREASSLPSALYRFSTFWNLLLDDHQFALREFGDDVVLSLVPQGDPEVQRFGHMLILKLAHGLLSWLAGYEVPVRAVQFAFECPEFAEDYSTIFPVQVSFGARHSSISFERSKLGPPQARSTHELITFLNRAPRDWIFTSCWEHTQSLRIREFLYQANWVDCHLVDAAKALRITPRTLIRRLDADGTSFQAIKDGLRRDIAIRDLQDGRKTTEEISQDVGFSSAANFHRAFRRWTGVTPSSYRRANS; the protein is encoded by the coding sequence ATGAAAACGCCCGATCTGACCGGCCTTGCGACCGTATCCTCGGAATTTATTGAGGATTGGCTGACGGCATTGCGCGGGCATTGCCGGGATGCACAAATGGCATCCTTTCTGGATCGTTCGGGCATGACCGCCCACGCGGGAAACCCGGCTCAGCGGGTGACGCTGGATCAGATTTTTCGGCTCTATCAGATTGCCGCAGTTGAAACAGAGGACGAGATGATGGGGCTGTGGAGCAGGCCTATTCGCGCCAGAGCGCTGCAACATCTGCTGACAACCGTGCGCGAGGCCAGTTCGCTCCCTTCGGCACTGTACCGGTTTTCCACCTTTTGGAATCTGCTGCTGGATGACCACCAGTTTGCTTTGCGCGAATTTGGCGACGATGTTGTGCTAAGCCTTGTGCCGCAAGGTGATCCAGAGGTTCAGCGCTTTGGTCACATGCTCATCTTGAAACTGGCCCATGGTCTGCTGTCCTGGCTCGCCGGATATGAGGTGCCGGTACGGGCGGTTCAATTCGCGTTTGAATGCCCGGAGTTCGCAGAGGATTATTCAACCATTTTCCCGGTGCAGGTCAGTTTTGGCGCGCGTCATTCGTCGATATCCTTTGAGCGTTCGAAACTGGGACCGCCCCAGGCGCGCAGTACCCATGAACTGATCACCTTTCTCAATCGTGCGCCACGGGACTGGATTTTTACCAGCTGCTGGGAGCACACGCAGTCACTGCGCATCCGCGAGTTTCTGTATCAGGCGAATTGGGTGGATTGCCATCTGGTGGATGCTGCAAAGGCATTGCGGATCACGCCACGGACGTTGATCCGGCGGCTGGACGCAGACGGCACATCCTTTCAGGCGATCAAGGACGGGCTACGCCGTGACATTGCCATTCGCGATTTGCAGGACGGGCGGAAAACAACCGAGGAAATCTCGCAGGATGTCGGGTTTTCCTCGGCAGCCAATTTTCATCGGGCATTCCGGCGATGGACAGGTGTCACGCCAAGTTCATATCGGCGCGCAAATAGCTGA
- a CDS encoding cell wall hydrolase has product MYFESNRSSRDGMIAIGSIVMNRVRSDDFPNTGRAVVRQKNQFAPGVMSRSLDGQGQALAKVSALAVLAGE; this is encoded by the coding sequence ATGTACTTTGAGTCTAACCGCTCAAGCCGGGATGGGATGATCGCAATCGGCAGCATAGTGATGAACCGTGTGCGGTCAGATGATTTTCCAAACACCGGACGCGCTGTAGTTCGTCAGAAGAACCAGTTCGCGCCGGGCGTGATGAGCAGATCCCTCGACGGGCAGGGGCAAGCACTGGCAAAGGTATCAGCGCTTGCTGTACTGGCTGGCGAGTAG
- a CDS encoding DDE-type integrase/transposase/recombinase: protein MTIPTIMSRPKGFCCPREIIAYAVWAYHRFALSTADVEDLLATRGVIVIREAVRLWVNRFFKRLVAKLGEPRAVVTDKLRSSIKSIKTRAPDADHRAHKGLNNAIEVSHRATRKREKIMSRFKSHRQAQRFLSAHDQINLIFRPRRYQLTANASRHAHSDAFNLWDNYTAEMAT from the coding sequence GTGACCATCCCAACGATCATGTCACGCCCGAAGGGTTTTTGCTGTCCTCGCGAGATCATCGCTTACGCTGTTTGGGCTTACCATCGCTTTGCGTTGAGCACAGCTGACGTCGAAGATCTGTTGGCTACGAGGGGCGTGATCGTCATCCGCGAAGCAGTTCGGCTGTGGGTAAATCGCTTCTTTAAAAGACTGGTTGCCAAACTTGGCGAACCCAGGGCCGTCGTGACTGACAAATTGCGCAGCTCCATCAAGTCAATCAAAACACGGGCACCGGACGCGGATCATCGCGCTCACAAAGGTCTAAACAACGCAATCGAAGTGTCGCACCGAGCGACCCGCAAACGAGAGAAAATAATGAGCCGGTTCAAGTCTCACCGGCAGGCTCAGAGATTTCTGTCAGCGCATGACCAGATCAACCTGATCTTCCGTCCCCGCCGATATCAACTCACTGCAAACGCGTCCCGCCACGCCCATTCTGATGCGTTCAACCTTTGGGACAATTATACCGCCGAAATGGCGACCTGA